From Alienimonas californiensis, a single genomic window includes:
- a CDS encoding AAA family ATPase, translating into MRFVHGTAGDRGGVMKEVRRNRGAAGHTDLRPCLAHRPLGRGFDELGGETGDGNPYAPLALNAEARGLIAEARDWKASEQWYRDRGLPWRRGWLLHGPPGTGKTALVRAVAEDLDLPVYAYDLASLKNDELRENWAEMLTEAPCLALLEDVDAVFHGRENVAVKEGGLTFDCLLNCLDGVQRADGLLIAVTTNHPERLDPALGSPRQTATRPGRIDRVVELPPLDEDGRFHLARRILAERPERWQEVVEAGAGDTGAQFQERCGALALRLRFADAASLAADDPPAAPPTPRRRATGVSAAEVAKLPAGG; encoded by the coding sequence GTGCGATTCGTCCACGGCACCGCCGGCGATCGGGGCGGCGTGATGAAGGAGGTCCGCCGCAACCGCGGCGCCGCCGGCCACACCGACCTGCGGCCCTGCCTCGCGCATCGCCCGCTGGGCCGGGGGTTCGACGAACTCGGCGGGGAGACCGGCGACGGCAACCCCTACGCTCCCCTCGCCCTCAATGCCGAGGCCCGCGGCCTGATCGCCGAGGCCCGCGACTGGAAGGCCAGCGAGCAGTGGTACCGCGACCGCGGCCTGCCCTGGCGCCGCGGCTGGCTGCTCCACGGCCCCCCCGGCACCGGCAAGACGGCGCTGGTTCGCGCGGTCGCCGAGGACCTCGACCTGCCGGTCTACGCCTACGACCTCGCCAGTTTGAAGAACGACGAACTGCGGGAGAACTGGGCGGAAATGTTGACCGAGGCCCCCTGCCTCGCCCTGCTCGAGGACGTGGACGCCGTCTTCCACGGCCGGGAAAACGTCGCCGTGAAGGAGGGCGGACTGACGTTCGATTGTCTGCTGAATTGTCTGGACGGGGTCCAGCGGGCGGACGGGTTGCTGATCGCGGTCACGACAAACCACCCGGAACGCCTCGACCCGGCGCTCGGTTCGCCCCGCCAGACGGCGACCCGGCCGGGCCGGATCGACCGGGTCGTCGAGCTTCCCCCGCTGGACGAGGACGGCCGCTTCCACCTCGCCCGCCGCATTCTCGCCGAACGCCCCGAACGCTGGCAGGAGGTGGTCGAAGCCGGCGCCGGCGACACCGGCGCCCAGTTCCAGGAACGCTGCGGCGCCCTGGCCCTGCGGCTGCGATTCGCCGACGCCGCGTCGTTGGCCGCGGACGATCCACCGGCCGCCCCGCCGACGCCCCGGCGCCGGGCCACGGGTGTGAGCGCCGCCGAAGTCGCTAAACTGCCCGCGGGCGGTTAG
- a CDS encoding DUF488 domain-containing protein — translation MEKPPDSLLLTAGYTGVSVDRLIEVLLEHRVQRVVDVRELPLSRRAGFSKNGLAARLAVDDIGYTHLRPLGSPRDARKRFQADKDWRAFATAVNEHLTTAPAVDALEKLAELVADQRCCLLCTCPDADRCHRSLVADALADVTPVEVVHLTVLAD, via the coding sequence TTGGAAAAGCCGCCCGACAGTCTCCTCCTCACCGCCGGCTACACCGGCGTGTCGGTCGACCGACTGATCGAGGTACTGCTTGAACACCGCGTGCAGCGCGTCGTCGACGTGCGGGAGTTGCCGCTCTCCCGCCGGGCGGGGTTCAGCAAGAACGGGTTGGCGGCGCGGCTCGCGGTGGATGACATCGGTTACACGCACCTCCGCCCCCTCGGGTCGCCGCGGGATGCCCGCAAGCGGTTCCAAGCCGACAAGGACTGGCGGGCGTTCGCCACCGCCGTCAACGAACACCTGACGACGGCCCCGGCGGTGGACGCCTTGGAGAAACTCGCCGAGTTGGTCGCCGACCAACGGTGCTGCCTGTTGTGCACCTGTCCTGACGCAGACCGCTGTCACAGGTCGTTGGTCGCCGACGCCCTCGCCGACGTCACGCCGGTCGAGGTCGTTCACCTCACGGTCCTTGCGGATTAA